ctccacagaggaacactggagctctgtcagagtgaccatcaggttcttggtcacctccctgacgaaggcccttctcccctgattgctcagtttggccgggtggccagctctaggaagagtggtggttctaaactacttccatttaagaatgatggaggccactgtgtttttggggaccttcaatgctgcagacatcttttgatacccttccccagatctgtgccgcgacacaatcctgtctctgagctctacagacaattccttcgacctcatggcttggtttttgctctgacatgcactgtcaactgtgggatcttatatagagaggtgtgtgcttttccaaatcatgtccaatcaatttaactttccacaggtggactccaatcaagttgtcgaaacatctcaaggatgatcaatggaaacaggatgcacctgagctcaatttggagtctcataacaaagggtctgaatacttatgtaaataaggtatttctgttttattgaTTTTTTAATACGTTTTCTAACATTTCACTTTtcacactttgtcattatgaggtattgtgtgtagattgatggaggaaatgttttttattgaatccattttagctgcaacgtatcaaaatgtggaaaaacggaatgggtctgaatactttccgaatgcactgtgtatacctggttaagtaaaggtaatGAATACATTTTTGTTTGAGGCTACCACATCTGAGCCACTCAACTATTCAAGGGTTTGATGACTAGTTAAGTAGTTAAATCAGATGAGatggtgctgggctggaacaaaaaagTGCAACCCTGGGGGGTACTCGTCTCCAACCCCACAACTGGAAATTTGAAAAACACCCTGCTCAAGCTAAAcgaccatgttgttgttgtttaccatGTACGTTGTTGTCATGTCATGTCTTGTCCACTAGGGGGTGAAGGACCAAGCTGGCTCAGGCAGCCAGCCCATGCTCAGTCATAAGTACTGCCCTGGTGTCAACAACAACCCAGGCTACCTGTGTGAGACCGGCCACTGCTGTGGGGAAACAGGATGCTGCACCTACTACTACGAGCTGTGGTGTGAGTAACAACCAGTCGATACCAGCCAAGAGGCTTGTCTTGTCAGCATTTGCTGTCACACAGCTATACCGATGCATTGTGGTATGTAACCAGACCAGATCGGGAGTTTAACATGAGCAAGCCCTTAAGGCTGGTCCTCTGATCAAACTGTAGACGGTTTGTCTTATTACGGTATAATAAATATCAATTTATAAAAGCCTTTTCAACAGTATAGCTACCAGAGGCTGTTCAATAATTGGGATTAATAAAGTTGCTTGAATTCAATTCCGTATGgccagtgtctctgtgtgtctgtatcctgCAGGGTTCTGGCTGCTGTGGACCATCGTGATTCTGTTCAGCTGTTGCTGTGCCTACCGCCACCGGCGGGCCAAGCTGCGTgtccagcagcagcagagacagagggagatcaaCCTGATCGCCTACCACGGAGCCTGCAACTACCCTGCGTCCATGTTGGACCTCAGTACGTATAGCTACGCTCGCCTCTCTCCCCGGTCCTTTCATTGTCTGCGTCACCTTATCGTGTTATTAGcaggacctgggttcaaatagcatTTGAAATGTTTGCTCATTTGCTTGAGTCTGTCTAGGGTGCTAGATTGGTTGGATTTgaacttttgggactattccattggctGCATTGTGCCAGGGAAGGTCAAGGAAGTACAACTTATAGCCCCGATGCAGTCTTCTTAATTTTATTTTCAAATGTAAACAACTCCGGATATATTTTTGTATAATTTGTTTTCCTGAGCCTCCTTTTGCcattgaaatgctcagtctgattgTGTGGGCGTCTTGATACAAATGTtaatatacagtatttacatacaCAACCCTGACTGGCGCATAGGAGCGTCTAGACTCTAGTACCCCTCCAAAGTAGGAGGATACATACGCAAATAAAAGATGACTAGTCATTGGTCAGAATAATCAGATctgattgtgatgtcatgatctgggccaaaaactccatcccacctgaacaggctgaaatGCCAGGATtctttttcaaacagctcttacacaaaaagggcattatcataattttgtCCATTTCAGTGTGTCatttcaacctcatagtgtggaagtaTCATGAAAAAACAAGACTTTTGAATGCGCTGCACACGGACTATTTTGGAGTTTGGTGTCTATTGCTGGTCATGTAACCCTAGTGGTTAGGAGATGAAATTGATTATCTGTCATGTGTTATATTGTAGGTTTCCTGGCCTCCTTCAAGCTGCCGTCCTATGAGGAGGTGGCAGCCCagcccccctcaccccctccatCCTACAGCTCCGTCTTTGCTCTGCAGGGGGCGATGGGGGGCGCCACCGCTTACACAGCCACCCCTTACGGTTCAGCCTACCCCCATCACCACCAGCAACAACCCCTCGGCCCTCCCTCCTACTTGGTTAGCTCCAGGGCGGGCCCCAGCGGTGCCGGTGGTGGCCTGACCTCATCTCAGAGTTCAGACAACTACACCAGCTGCTCCTGCGAGTCCTgctccctcctcacctccccaTCCAGCACCTCCTTCTCTGTCCAGGTGACCTACGAGACGGATAATACCAGCCATGCCTCCACGCCCGGTAGcgaggttggaggaggagggaggcaggtccTGAGAGGCTTCCCCAGGGAGGGTTCATCGCTGGAGGGAGTTGTGTCTGCCAGGTCCCCTTTGTCTCCAGGAGGATATCCAGCTCCTCCACCTGAACTTCTACCTACACCTTCTCCCACAacgtcttctcctctccctcacactctcccccctcccaaactatcttctccctctccacttcctcctccacaTCATCTGCCACTCCCTCCACTCATCCTTATGGACCCCCTGGCTGTGCTGGCTGacgagagaggggtagagggcgGCCTGAGTGAGGGTggggtcacagagagacagagcccttccatcctctctccccccaaGCCCACCCAGTCTCCCCCCAAACATGCCCTCTTCTCCACCAACGTGGACTTCTTCGAGCCcgtggagaaagagaagagagaggaagaggaggaggaagaggaggatgaggatcaTTTCCGTCACCGCCGGCTCACAGGCGACTCCGGCATCGAAGTGTGCCGCTGCCAAGTGAAGAGCGAGGAAGAGGATGTGGAGAAGAAGGTGGAAGAAGATCAAGTtgtaggaggggatggagaggagggggcg
Above is a window of Oncorhynchus kisutch isolate 150728-3 unplaced genomic scaffold, Okis_V2 scaffold2320, whole genome shotgun sequence DNA encoding:
- the LOC116369898 gene encoding atrophin-1-like, with amino-acid sequence MDPEKTLTFCLGLKAEAMTISLQGPGGPAATTTVSPKGSDMGTINKGVKDQAGSGSQPMLSHKYCPGVNNNPGYLCETGHCCGETGCCTYYYELWWFWLLWTIVILFSCCCAYRHRRAKLRVQQQQRQREINLIAYHGACNYPASMLDLSFLASFKLPSYEEVAAQPPSPPPSYSSVFALQGAMGGATAYTATPYGSAYPHHHQQQPLGPPSYLVSSRAGPSGAGGGLTSSQSSDNYTSCSCESCSLLTSPSSTSFSVQVTYETDNTSHASTPGSEVGGGGRQVLRGFPREGSSLEGVVSARSPLSPGGYPAPPPELLPTPSPTTSSPLPHTLPPPKLSSPSPLPPPHHLPLPPLILMDPLAVLADERGVEGGLSEGGVTERQSPSILSPPKPTQSPPKHALFSTNVDFFEPVEKEKREEEEEEEEDEDHFRHRRLTGDSGIEVCRCQVKSEEEDVEKKVEEDQVVGGDGEEGADFLHDSVDCSLRAQQVAQCGHASSAIPRGGDAIITVESS